From Corvus hawaiiensis isolate bCorHaw1 chromosome 13, bCorHaw1.pri.cur, whole genome shotgun sequence, one genomic window encodes:
- the SEMA6D gene encoding semaphorin-6D isoform X8 has translation MRLPALCALVTLLSLSRCRAGSFPEDEDPINVVDYHYSRQYPVFRGRPSGNESQHRLDFQLMLKIRDTLYITGRDQVYTVNLNEVPKSEVTPSKKLTWRSKQQDRENCAMKGKHKDECHNFIKVFVPRNDEMVFVCGTNAFNPMCRYYRLNTLEYDGEEISGLARCPFDARQTNVALFADGKLYSATVADFLASDAVIYRSMGDGSALRTIKYDSKWIKEPHFLHAIEYGNYVYFFFREIAVEHNTLGKAVYSRVARICKNDMGGSQRVLEKHWTSFLKARLNCSVPGDSFFYFDVLQSITDIIEINGVPTVVGVFTTQLNSIPGSAVCAFSMDDIEKVFKGRFKEQKTPDSVWTAVPEDKVPKPRPGCCAKHGLAEAYKTSIDFPDETLSFIKSHPLMDSAVPSVTEEPWFTKTRVRYRLTAIAVDHAAGPYQNYTVIFVGSEAGVVLKILAKTRPFSLNDSILLEEIEAYNHAKCNAESEEDRRVISLQLDRDHHALFVAFSSCVVRIPLSRCERHGSCKKACIASRDPYCGWLDHEACGRVTPGMLTGGYVQDVEYGNTAQLGDCHGVRWEVQSGESNQMVHMNVLITCVFAAFVLGAFIAGVAVYCYRDIFVRKSRKIHKDAESAQSCTDSSGSFAKLNGLFDSPVKEYQQNIDSPKLYTNLLTSRKELPPNGDTKSMMMDHRGQPPELAALPTPESTPVLQQKTLQAMKSQSDKAHGNLNASRKETPLKSPQFFPSSPPPHSPLSHGHIPSAIVLPNATHDYNTSFSNSNAHKADKKVQHIDHPLTKSSSKRDHRRSVDSRNTLNDFLKHLNETTNNPKAIMGDIQVAHQTLMLDPMGNMSEIPPKVPNREASLYSPPSTLPRNSPTKRVDVPTTPAVPMTSLERQRGYHKNSSQRHSISALPKNLNSPNGVLLSRQPSINRGGYMAPTAGTKMDYMQGTPVSVHLQPSLSRQSSYTSNGTLPRTGIKRTPSLKPDVPPKPSFVPQTTSVRPLNKYSY, from the exons ATGAGGCTCCCCGCGCTCTGTGCCCTGGTGACGCTGCTGAGCCTGTCCCGCTGCCGCGCCGGCAGCTTCCCCGAGGACGAGGACCCCATTAACGTCGTGGACTACCACT ATTCAAGGCAATATCCAGTATTTAGAGGACGCCCTTCAGGCAATGAATCTCAGCACAGACTGGACTTCCAACTAATGTTGAAAATTCGAGACACACTTTATATCACTGGCAG GGACCAGGTTTATACTGTAAACTTAAATGAAGTTCCAAAATCAGAAGTTACCCCAAGCAAG AAATTAACATGGAGATcaaagcagcaggacagagagaACTGTGCTATGAAAGGCAAACATAAA GATGAATGCCATAACTTCATTAAAGTCTTTGTTCCAAGAAATGATGAGATGGTGTTTGTCTGTGGAACAAATGCATTTAACCCTATGTGCAGATACTATCGG tTGAATACATTAGAGTATGATGGGGAGGAAATTAGTGGTTTGGCAAGATGCCCATTTGATGCCAGACAAACCAATGTCGCCCTCTTTGCTG ATGGAAAATTGTATTCAGCAACAGTAGCAGATTTCCTGGCAAGCGATGCTGTTATTTATCGCAGCATGGGGGATGGATCTGCCTTAAGAACAATAAAGTATGATTCCAAATGGATAAAAG AACCACACTTCCTCCATGCCATAGAATATGGGAACTACGTTTATTTCTTCTTCCGAGAAATTGCTGTCGAGCACAACACTTTAGGCAAG GCTGTGTATTCCCGTGTGGCACGCATCTGCAAAAATGACATGGGGGGCTCCCAAAGGGTCCTGGAGAAACACTGGACATCTTTTCTGAAAGCTCGGCTCAACTGCTCAGTTCCTGGGGATTCATTCTTCTACTTTGATGTTCTGCAGTCCATCACAGATATAATAGAAATCAATGGAGTGCCCACCGTTGTCGGTGTATTCACCACGCAACTCAACAG CATCCCTGGTTCAGCAGTGTGTGCTTTCAGCATGGATGACATCGAGAAAGTCTTCAAAGGGAGATTTAAAGAACAAAAGACTCCTGACTCTGTTTGGACAGCTGTACCTGAAGACAAAGTACCAAAGCCAAG ACCTGGCTGCTGTGCAAAACACGGCCTAGCAGAGGCTTACAAAACCTCCATTGATTTCCCGGACGAAACGCTCTCCTTCATCAAATCTCATCCTTTGATGGACTCAGCTGTTCCCTCAGTCACTGAGGAGCCCTGGTTTACCAAAACACGTGTCAG ATACAGACTGACAGCAATTGCTGTAGACCACGCCGCTGGACCCTACCAGAACTACACAGTCATATTTGTTGGCTCCGAAGCAGGAGTAGTGCTTAAAATCTTGGCAAAGACCAGGCCTTTTTCTTTGAATGACAGCATATTACTGGAAGAGATTGAAGCATATAATCATGCAAA GTGCAATGCAGAGAGCGAGGAGGACAGAAGAGTCATTTCCCTCCAGCTGGACAGAGACCACCATGCTCTGTTCGTGGCGTTCTCCAGCTGCGTCGTTAGAATTCCCCTGAGTCGCTGTGAGCGTCACGGGTCATGTAAAAA GGCATGTATTGCTTCACGGGACCCGTACTGTGGCTGGTTAGACCATGAGGCGTGTGGAAGAGTGACACCAGGCATGCT CACTGGAGGATACGTACAAGATGTCGAATATGGCAACACAGCACAGCTTGGGGACTGCCATG GTGTGAGGTGGGAAGTGCAATCAGGAGAGTCCAACCAAATGGTACATATGAATGTCCTAATCACTTGTGTCTTTGCCGCTTTTGTCCTGGGAGCCTTTATTGCGGGAGTGGCCGTTTACTGTTACCGGGATATATTTGTACGGAAATCCAGGAAAATCCACAAAGATGCGGAATCGGCTCAGTCCTGCACTGACTCCAGCGGCAGCTTTGCCAAACTGAACGGGCTGTTTGACAGTCCTGTCAAGGAATATCAGCAGAACATTGATTCACCCAAACTGTACACAAACCTGCTGACCAGCAGGAAGGAGTTGCCTCCAAACGGTGATACCAAGTCCATGATGATGGACCACAGGGGACAGCCTCCAGAATTAGCTGCGCTTCCAACTCCTGAATCAACACCAGTTCTTCAGCAAAAGACTCTGCAGGCTATGAAAAGTCAGTCAGACAAAGCGCATGGTAACCTCAATGCTTCACGAAAGGAAACCCCACTAAAAAGccctcagttttttccttccagtccTCCACCCCACTCTCCTCTAAGTCATGGACATATTCCTAGTGCTATTGTTCTTCCCAATGCTACCCATGACTACAACACATCTTTCTCAAATTCTAATGCGCACAAGGCAGACAAAAAGGTGCAACATATTGATCATCCACTTACAAAATCATCCAGCAAAAGAGACCACAGGAGATCTGTTGATTCCAGGAACACCCTGAATGATTTTCTGAAACACTTAAATGAAACTACTAATAATCCCAAAGCAATTATGGGAGATATTCAAGTGGCCCACCAGACTTTAATGCTGGATCCAATGGGCAATATGTCTGAGATCCCACCTAAGGTTCCCAACAGGGAGGCGTCTTTATACTCTCCACCATCGACTCTTCCGAGAAACAGTCCCACAAAACGAGTGGACGTTCCCACCACTCCTGCAGTACCAATGACCTCTTTGGAAAGGCAGAGGGGTTATCacaaaaattcttcacagaggCACTCAATATCTGCCCTTCCTAAAAACTTAAACTCACCAAATGGTGTTTTGTTATCCAGACAGCCAAGTATTAATCGTGGGGGGTACATGGCTCCCACGGCAGGCACAAAGATGGACTACATGCAAGGGACTCCTGTCAGCGTTCACCTCCAGCCTTCCTTGTCCAGGCAAAGCAGCTACACGAGCAACGGCACCCTGCCTCGCACAGGAATAAAGAGGACACCCTCCCTAAAACCCGACGTGCCACCAAAACCCTCATTCGTCCCGC
- the SEMA6D gene encoding semaphorin-6D isoform X1 — protein MRLPALCALVTLLSLSRCRAGSFPEDEDPINVVDYHYSRQYPVFRGRPSGNESQHRLDFQLMLKIRDTLYITGRDQVYTVNLNEVPKSEVTPSKKLTWRSKQQDRENCAMKGKHKDECHNFIKVFVPRNDEMVFVCGTNAFNPMCRYYRLNTLEYDGEEISGLARCPFDARQTNVALFADGKLYSATVADFLASDAVIYRSMGDGSALRTIKYDSKWIKEPHFLHAIEYGNYVYFFFREIAVEHNTLGKAVYSRVARICKNDMGGSQRVLEKHWTSFLKARLNCSVPGDSFFYFDVLQSITDIIEINGVPTVVGVFTTQLNSIPGSAVCAFSMDDIEKVFKGRFKEQKTPDSVWTAVPEDKVPKPRPGCCAKHGLAEAYKTSIDFPDETLSFIKSHPLMDSAVPSVTEEPWFTKTRVRYRLTAIAVDHAAGPYQNYTVIFVGSEAGVVLKILAKTRPFSLNDSILLEEIEAYNHAKCNAESEEDRRVISLQLDRDHHALFVAFSSCVVRIPLSRCERHGSCKKACIASRDPYCGWLDHEACGRVTPGMLFSLFVSYNHSTGGYVQDVEYGNTAQLGDCHEILPTTATPDYKIFGDPTSDMEFSSASITTMASIPVISPKVIGSWKPKVTGSRKFVVQDDPNTSDYSDPLSGVPKGVRWEVQSGESNQMVHMNVLITCVFAAFVLGAFIAGVAVYCYRDIFVRKSRKIHKDAESAQSCTDSSGSFAKLNGLFDSPVKEYQQNIDSPKLYTNLLTSRKELPPNGDTKSMMMDHRGQPPELAALPTPESTPVLQQKTLQAMKSQSDKAHGNLNASRKETPLKSPQFFPSSPPPHSPLSHGHIPSAIVLPNATHDYNTSFSNSNAHKADKKVQHIDHPLTKSSSKRDHRRSVDSRNTLNDFLKHLNETTNNPKAIMGDIQVAHQTLMLDPMGNMSEIPPKVPNREASLYSPPSTLPRNSPTKRVDVPTTPAVPMTSLERQRGYHKNSSQRHSISALPKNLNSPNGVLLSRQPSINRGGYMAPTAGTKMDYMQGTPVSVHLQPSLSRQSSYTSNGTLPRTGIKRTPSLKPDVPPKPSFVPQTTSVRPLNKYSY, from the exons ATGAGGCTCCCCGCGCTCTGTGCCCTGGTGACGCTGCTGAGCCTGTCCCGCTGCCGCGCCGGCAGCTTCCCCGAGGACGAGGACCCCATTAACGTCGTGGACTACCACT ATTCAAGGCAATATCCAGTATTTAGAGGACGCCCTTCAGGCAATGAATCTCAGCACAGACTGGACTTCCAACTAATGTTGAAAATTCGAGACACACTTTATATCACTGGCAG GGACCAGGTTTATACTGTAAACTTAAATGAAGTTCCAAAATCAGAAGTTACCCCAAGCAAG AAATTAACATGGAGATcaaagcagcaggacagagagaACTGTGCTATGAAAGGCAAACATAAA GATGAATGCCATAACTTCATTAAAGTCTTTGTTCCAAGAAATGATGAGATGGTGTTTGTCTGTGGAACAAATGCATTTAACCCTATGTGCAGATACTATCGG tTGAATACATTAGAGTATGATGGGGAGGAAATTAGTGGTTTGGCAAGATGCCCATTTGATGCCAGACAAACCAATGTCGCCCTCTTTGCTG ATGGAAAATTGTATTCAGCAACAGTAGCAGATTTCCTGGCAAGCGATGCTGTTATTTATCGCAGCATGGGGGATGGATCTGCCTTAAGAACAATAAAGTATGATTCCAAATGGATAAAAG AACCACACTTCCTCCATGCCATAGAATATGGGAACTACGTTTATTTCTTCTTCCGAGAAATTGCTGTCGAGCACAACACTTTAGGCAAG GCTGTGTATTCCCGTGTGGCACGCATCTGCAAAAATGACATGGGGGGCTCCCAAAGGGTCCTGGAGAAACACTGGACATCTTTTCTGAAAGCTCGGCTCAACTGCTCAGTTCCTGGGGATTCATTCTTCTACTTTGATGTTCTGCAGTCCATCACAGATATAATAGAAATCAATGGAGTGCCCACCGTTGTCGGTGTATTCACCACGCAACTCAACAG CATCCCTGGTTCAGCAGTGTGTGCTTTCAGCATGGATGACATCGAGAAAGTCTTCAAAGGGAGATTTAAAGAACAAAAGACTCCTGACTCTGTTTGGACAGCTGTACCTGAAGACAAAGTACCAAAGCCAAG ACCTGGCTGCTGTGCAAAACACGGCCTAGCAGAGGCTTACAAAACCTCCATTGATTTCCCGGACGAAACGCTCTCCTTCATCAAATCTCATCCTTTGATGGACTCAGCTGTTCCCTCAGTCACTGAGGAGCCCTGGTTTACCAAAACACGTGTCAG ATACAGACTGACAGCAATTGCTGTAGACCACGCCGCTGGACCCTACCAGAACTACACAGTCATATTTGTTGGCTCCGAAGCAGGAGTAGTGCTTAAAATCTTGGCAAAGACCAGGCCTTTTTCTTTGAATGACAGCATATTACTGGAAGAGATTGAAGCATATAATCATGCAAA GTGCAATGCAGAGAGCGAGGAGGACAGAAGAGTCATTTCCCTCCAGCTGGACAGAGACCACCATGCTCTGTTCGTGGCGTTCTCCAGCTGCGTCGTTAGAATTCCCCTGAGTCGCTGTGAGCGTCACGGGTCATGTAAAAA GGCATGTATTGCTTCACGGGACCCGTACTGTGGCTGGTTAGACCATGAGGCGTGTGGAAGAGTGACACCAGGCATGCT gttctctttgtttgtttcataCAACCACAGCACTGGAGGATACGTACAAGATGTCGAATATGGCAACACAGCACAGCTTGGGGACTGCCATG AAATTTTGCCTACTACAGCTACACCAGATTACAAAATATTTGGCGACCCAACATCTG ACATGGAGTTCTCCTCAGCTTCCATTACCACAATGGCAAGTATCCCAGTTATATCACCTAAAGTGATTGGTTCCTGGAAACCTAAAGTGACTGGCTCTCGGAAATTTGTAGTTCAAGATGACCCAAACACTTCAGATTATTCTGATCCATTATCAGGTGTCCCAAAGG GTGTGAGGTGGGAAGTGCAATCAGGAGAGTCCAACCAAATGGTACATATGAATGTCCTAATCACTTGTGTCTTTGCCGCTTTTGTCCTGGGAGCCTTTATTGCGGGAGTGGCCGTTTACTGTTACCGGGATATATTTGTACGGAAATCCAGGAAAATCCACAAAGATGCGGAATCGGCTCAGTCCTGCACTGACTCCAGCGGCAGCTTTGCCAAACTGAACGGGCTGTTTGACAGTCCTGTCAAGGAATATCAGCAGAACATTGATTCACCCAAACTGTACACAAACCTGCTGACCAGCAGGAAGGAGTTGCCTCCAAACGGTGATACCAAGTCCATGATGATGGACCACAGGGGACAGCCTCCAGAATTAGCTGCGCTTCCAACTCCTGAATCAACACCAGTTCTTCAGCAAAAGACTCTGCAGGCTATGAAAAGTCAGTCAGACAAAGCGCATGGTAACCTCAATGCTTCACGAAAGGAAACCCCACTAAAAAGccctcagttttttccttccagtccTCCACCCCACTCTCCTCTAAGTCATGGACATATTCCTAGTGCTATTGTTCTTCCCAATGCTACCCATGACTACAACACATCTTTCTCAAATTCTAATGCGCACAAGGCAGACAAAAAGGTGCAACATATTGATCATCCACTTACAAAATCATCCAGCAAAAGAGACCACAGGAGATCTGTTGATTCCAGGAACACCCTGAATGATTTTCTGAAACACTTAAATGAAACTACTAATAATCCCAAAGCAATTATGGGAGATATTCAAGTGGCCCACCAGACTTTAATGCTGGATCCAATGGGCAATATGTCTGAGATCCCACCTAAGGTTCCCAACAGGGAGGCGTCTTTATACTCTCCACCATCGACTCTTCCGAGAAACAGTCCCACAAAACGAGTGGACGTTCCCACCACTCCTGCAGTACCAATGACCTCTTTGGAAAGGCAGAGGGGTTATCacaaaaattcttcacagaggCACTCAATATCTGCCCTTCCTAAAAACTTAAACTCACCAAATGGTGTTTTGTTATCCAGACAGCCAAGTATTAATCGTGGGGGGTACATGGCTCCCACGGCAGGCACAAAGATGGACTACATGCAAGGGACTCCTGTCAGCGTTCACCTCCAGCCTTCCTTGTCCAGGCAAAGCAGCTACACGAGCAACGGCACCCTGCCTCGCACAGGAATAAAGAGGACACCCTCCCTAAAACCCGACGTGCCACCAAAACCCTCATTCGTCCCGC
- the SEMA6D gene encoding semaphorin-6D isoform X7: MRLPALCALVTLLSLSRCRAGSFPEDEDPINVVDYHYSRQYPVFRGRPSGNESQHRLDFQLMLKIRDTLYITGRDQVYTVNLNEVPKSEVTPSKKLTWRSKQQDRENCAMKGKHKDECHNFIKVFVPRNDEMVFVCGTNAFNPMCRYYRLNTLEYDGEEISGLARCPFDARQTNVALFADGKLYSATVADFLASDAVIYRSMGDGSALRTIKYDSKWIKEPHFLHAIEYGNYVYFFFREIAVEHNTLGKAVYSRVARICKNDMGGSQRVLEKHWTSFLKARLNCSVPGDSFFYFDVLQSITDIIEINGVPTVVGVFTTQLNSIPGSAVCAFSMDDIEKVFKGRFKEQKTPDSVWTAVPEDKVPKPRPGCCAKHGLAEAYKTSIDFPDETLSFIKSHPLMDSAVPSVTEEPWFTKTRVRYRLTAIAVDHAAGPYQNYTVIFVGSEAGVVLKILAKTRPFSLNDSILLEEIEAYNHAKCNAESEEDRRVISLQLDRDHHALFVAFSSCVVRIPLSRCERHGSCKKACIASRDPYCGWLDHEACGRVTPGMLFSLFVSYNHSTGGYVQDVEYGNTAQLGDCHGVRWEVQSGESNQMVHMNVLITCVFAAFVLGAFIAGVAVYCYRDIFVRKSRKIHKDAESAQSCTDSSGSFAKLNGLFDSPVKEYQQNIDSPKLYTNLLTSRKELPPNGDTKSMMMDHRGQPPELAALPTPESTPVLQQKTLQAMKSQSDKAHGNLNASRKETPLKSPQFFPSSPPPHSPLSHGHIPSAIVLPNATHDYNTSFSNSNAHKADKKVQHIDHPLTKSSSKRDHRRSVDSRNTLNDFLKHLNETTNNPKAIMGDIQVAHQTLMLDPMGNMSEIPPKVPNREASLYSPPSTLPRNSPTKRVDVPTTPAVPMTSLERQRGYHKNSSQRHSISALPKNLNSPNGVLLSRQPSINRGGYMAPTAGTKMDYMQGTPVSVHLQPSLSRQSSYTSNGTLPRTGIKRTPSLKPDVPPKPSFVPQTTSVRPLNKYSY; this comes from the exons ATGAGGCTCCCCGCGCTCTGTGCCCTGGTGACGCTGCTGAGCCTGTCCCGCTGCCGCGCCGGCAGCTTCCCCGAGGACGAGGACCCCATTAACGTCGTGGACTACCACT ATTCAAGGCAATATCCAGTATTTAGAGGACGCCCTTCAGGCAATGAATCTCAGCACAGACTGGACTTCCAACTAATGTTGAAAATTCGAGACACACTTTATATCACTGGCAG GGACCAGGTTTATACTGTAAACTTAAATGAAGTTCCAAAATCAGAAGTTACCCCAAGCAAG AAATTAACATGGAGATcaaagcagcaggacagagagaACTGTGCTATGAAAGGCAAACATAAA GATGAATGCCATAACTTCATTAAAGTCTTTGTTCCAAGAAATGATGAGATGGTGTTTGTCTGTGGAACAAATGCATTTAACCCTATGTGCAGATACTATCGG tTGAATACATTAGAGTATGATGGGGAGGAAATTAGTGGTTTGGCAAGATGCCCATTTGATGCCAGACAAACCAATGTCGCCCTCTTTGCTG ATGGAAAATTGTATTCAGCAACAGTAGCAGATTTCCTGGCAAGCGATGCTGTTATTTATCGCAGCATGGGGGATGGATCTGCCTTAAGAACAATAAAGTATGATTCCAAATGGATAAAAG AACCACACTTCCTCCATGCCATAGAATATGGGAACTACGTTTATTTCTTCTTCCGAGAAATTGCTGTCGAGCACAACACTTTAGGCAAG GCTGTGTATTCCCGTGTGGCACGCATCTGCAAAAATGACATGGGGGGCTCCCAAAGGGTCCTGGAGAAACACTGGACATCTTTTCTGAAAGCTCGGCTCAACTGCTCAGTTCCTGGGGATTCATTCTTCTACTTTGATGTTCTGCAGTCCATCACAGATATAATAGAAATCAATGGAGTGCCCACCGTTGTCGGTGTATTCACCACGCAACTCAACAG CATCCCTGGTTCAGCAGTGTGTGCTTTCAGCATGGATGACATCGAGAAAGTCTTCAAAGGGAGATTTAAAGAACAAAAGACTCCTGACTCTGTTTGGACAGCTGTACCTGAAGACAAAGTACCAAAGCCAAG ACCTGGCTGCTGTGCAAAACACGGCCTAGCAGAGGCTTACAAAACCTCCATTGATTTCCCGGACGAAACGCTCTCCTTCATCAAATCTCATCCTTTGATGGACTCAGCTGTTCCCTCAGTCACTGAGGAGCCCTGGTTTACCAAAACACGTGTCAG ATACAGACTGACAGCAATTGCTGTAGACCACGCCGCTGGACCCTACCAGAACTACACAGTCATATTTGTTGGCTCCGAAGCAGGAGTAGTGCTTAAAATCTTGGCAAAGACCAGGCCTTTTTCTTTGAATGACAGCATATTACTGGAAGAGATTGAAGCATATAATCATGCAAA GTGCAATGCAGAGAGCGAGGAGGACAGAAGAGTCATTTCCCTCCAGCTGGACAGAGACCACCATGCTCTGTTCGTGGCGTTCTCCAGCTGCGTCGTTAGAATTCCCCTGAGTCGCTGTGAGCGTCACGGGTCATGTAAAAA GGCATGTATTGCTTCACGGGACCCGTACTGTGGCTGGTTAGACCATGAGGCGTGTGGAAGAGTGACACCAGGCATGCT gttctctttgtttgtttcataCAACCACAGCACTGGAGGATACGTACAAGATGTCGAATATGGCAACACAGCACAGCTTGGGGACTGCCATG GTGTGAGGTGGGAAGTGCAATCAGGAGAGTCCAACCAAATGGTACATATGAATGTCCTAATCACTTGTGTCTTTGCCGCTTTTGTCCTGGGAGCCTTTATTGCGGGAGTGGCCGTTTACTGTTACCGGGATATATTTGTACGGAAATCCAGGAAAATCCACAAAGATGCGGAATCGGCTCAGTCCTGCACTGACTCCAGCGGCAGCTTTGCCAAACTGAACGGGCTGTTTGACAGTCCTGTCAAGGAATATCAGCAGAACATTGATTCACCCAAACTGTACACAAACCTGCTGACCAGCAGGAAGGAGTTGCCTCCAAACGGTGATACCAAGTCCATGATGATGGACCACAGGGGACAGCCTCCAGAATTAGCTGCGCTTCCAACTCCTGAATCAACACCAGTTCTTCAGCAAAAGACTCTGCAGGCTATGAAAAGTCAGTCAGACAAAGCGCATGGTAACCTCAATGCTTCACGAAAGGAAACCCCACTAAAAAGccctcagttttttccttccagtccTCCACCCCACTCTCCTCTAAGTCATGGACATATTCCTAGTGCTATTGTTCTTCCCAATGCTACCCATGACTACAACACATCTTTCTCAAATTCTAATGCGCACAAGGCAGACAAAAAGGTGCAACATATTGATCATCCACTTACAAAATCATCCAGCAAAAGAGACCACAGGAGATCTGTTGATTCCAGGAACACCCTGAATGATTTTCTGAAACACTTAAATGAAACTACTAATAATCCCAAAGCAATTATGGGAGATATTCAAGTGGCCCACCAGACTTTAATGCTGGATCCAATGGGCAATATGTCTGAGATCCCACCTAAGGTTCCCAACAGGGAGGCGTCTTTATACTCTCCACCATCGACTCTTCCGAGAAACAGTCCCACAAAACGAGTGGACGTTCCCACCACTCCTGCAGTACCAATGACCTCTTTGGAAAGGCAGAGGGGTTATCacaaaaattcttcacagaggCACTCAATATCTGCCCTTCCTAAAAACTTAAACTCACCAAATGGTGTTTTGTTATCCAGACAGCCAAGTATTAATCGTGGGGGGTACATGGCTCCCACGGCAGGCACAAAGATGGACTACATGCAAGGGACTCCTGTCAGCGTTCACCTCCAGCCTTCCTTGTCCAGGCAAAGCAGCTACACGAGCAACGGCACCCTGCCTCGCACAGGAATAAAGAGGACACCCTCCCTAAAACCCGACGTGCCACCAAAACCCTCATTCGTCCCGC